One window of the Parasphingopyxis algicola genome contains the following:
- a CDS encoding nuclear transport factor 2 family protein, protein MRYIWPLLCVALASCAQAADDVSEVDDAALRQWVDSYYGDYLRPGVTAEQLLTHYAEDVEFVDPTFRIDVRGHDGLMGVFGQLGTPESNYRDVEWQIDKVMVDGQSVAVNGVMSGAWFGCPFEMAFVTIFDIEDGLIARQQDFFAASTFDEQVALDRETGLPTCETSTASAG, encoded by the coding sequence ATGCGATATATCTGGCCGCTACTATGCGTGGCTCTGGCGTCCTGCGCGCAAGCTGCGGACGATGTGAGCGAAGTGGACGACGCAGCGCTCCGCCAATGGGTGGATAGCTATTACGGCGACTATCTTCGTCCGGGCGTCACGGCCGAGCAGTTGCTGACCCATTATGCCGAGGATGTGGAATTCGTCGATCCGACGTTCCGTATCGACGTCCGGGGGCACGACGGTCTTATGGGTGTCTTCGGACAGTTGGGAACGCCAGAATCCAATTATCGCGACGTCGAGTGGCAGATCGACAAGGTGATGGTGGACGGACAAAGTGTCGCGGTGAACGGCGTGATGAGCGGCGCATGGTTCGGCTGTCCATTCGAAATGGCCTTCGTCACGATCTTCGATATCGAGGACGGCCTGATCGCGCGGCAGCAGGATTTCTTTGCGGCCTCGACGTTCGACGAGCAGGTGGCGCTGGATCGCGAAACGGGTTTGCCGACCTGCGAGACGAGCACGGCGTCGGCCGGGTAG
- a CDS encoding amino acid permease has product MAGEAETQGQAKLSKNLKLFDVYAMATGAMFSSGLFLLPGIAAADTGNSVYLAYLAAGFLILPAMYCMAELSTAMPKSGGTYFFLDRAMGPLMGTIGGLGSWIAVVFKSAFALVGMGAYLGLYLDVPITITAVVLTLVFGAVNYLGAKETTFLQRILVTILVVILGAFTILGLAEVGVPAVFAPERDYGAFFSGGLVGFVSTVGLVFVSYAGLTKVASVAEEVENPDRNIPLGMLLSLVTATAIYTLGTLILVKLLEPDALFGSLTPMADGAAAFLGWMPFDLGVLLIVVSAIAAFASTGNAGIMSASRYPYAMAKDKLVPEKLSRLSRFETPTLAIALTVATMIAVLVLFDVASVAKLASAFQLLLFGLVCIAVIVMRQSGIDSYKPGYRTPLYPWLPVAGILIAFWLIIEMGILSIAFTGMIVIGCALWYQFYAADKVRRRGAIFHVHEQLGRARYEGIETELMSIVHDRTADENLAYERVIARSAMIDIGEGHFDFDILLERTVTIAEERFDIDPDDLRAAFADAPFERHRILPRILLMHRTFGLIENPKLFVFRFGGSARLSFDTDYDLHTAMILLVPEEPVGLDLRIAGHIAEIASSDRFEKRWLAAADEQAMNAVLVRDDHFLHAPVADIPSIADKAGRRVDEIDLPASCLIVMIERDGELIIARGDLALRRDDLISVIGEPEDLDRL; this is encoded by the coding sequence ATGGCCGGTGAAGCCGAAACCCAGGGACAGGCCAAGCTTTCCAAGAATCTGAAACTGTTCGATGTCTATGCGATGGCGACCGGCGCCATGTTCTCGTCCGGACTTTTTCTCCTGCCGGGCATCGCCGCCGCCGATACCGGCAATTCCGTGTATCTCGCCTATCTGGCGGCGGGTTTCCTGATCCTGCCGGCGATGTACTGCATGGCCGAACTGTCGACCGCCATGCCGAAATCGGGCGGCACCTATTTCTTTCTCGACCGGGCGATGGGCCCGCTCATGGGAACGATCGGCGGGCTCGGGTCCTGGATCGCCGTCGTCTTCAAAAGCGCCTTCGCGCTGGTCGGGATGGGCGCCTATCTCGGCCTGTATCTCGATGTTCCGATAACCATCACCGCGGTCGTGCTCACCCTGGTGTTCGGCGCGGTCAATTATCTTGGCGCCAAGGAAACCACGTTCCTGCAACGGATCCTCGTCACCATCCTCGTCGTCATCCTCGGCGCGTTCACGATTCTTGGCCTAGCCGAAGTTGGCGTGCCGGCTGTCTTTGCGCCGGAACGGGATTATGGCGCATTCTTCTCCGGCGGCCTGGTCGGTTTCGTATCCACGGTGGGGCTCGTCTTCGTATCCTATGCCGGCCTGACCAAGGTCGCGAGCGTTGCCGAAGAGGTGGAAAATCCCGATCGCAACATTCCGCTCGGCATGCTGCTCTCGCTCGTCACCGCGACGGCGATCTATACGCTGGGCACGCTCATCCTCGTCAAATTGCTGGAGCCCGACGCGCTGTTCGGCAGCCTCACACCGATGGCCGACGGCGCGGCGGCGTTTCTCGGCTGGATGCCGTTCGATCTCGGCGTGTTGCTGATCGTGGTGTCGGCGATCGCCGCCTTCGCATCGACCGGCAATGCCGGGATCATGTCGGCCTCGCGCTATCCCTATGCGATGGCCAAGGACAAGCTGGTGCCCGAAAAGCTGTCCCGCCTCAGCCGGTTCGAGACGCCGACGCTCGCCATCGCGCTGACCGTGGCGACGATGATCGCCGTGCTCGTTCTGTTCGACGTGGCGTCGGTTGCGAAACTCGCCAGCGCGTTCCAGCTGCTGCTGTTCGGGCTCGTCTGCATCGCCGTGATCGTGATGCGCCAGAGCGGGATCGATTCCTACAAGCCCGGTTACAGGACGCCGCTCTATCCCTGGCTGCCGGTCGCCGGGATCCTGATCGCCTTCTGGCTGATCATCGAGATGGGCATCCTGTCGATCGCGTTCACCGGGATGATCGTGATCGGTTGCGCGCTCTGGTATCAATTCTATGCGGCCGACAAGGTGCGTCGCCGGGGCGCCATCTTCCATGTGCATGAACAGCTCGGCAGGGCCCGCTACGAGGGCATCGAAACCGAACTCATGTCGATCGTGCATGATCGGACGGCAGACGAAAATCTCGCCTATGAGCGCGTGATCGCGCGATCCGCGATGATCGATATTGGCGAGGGCCATTTCGATTTCGACATATTGCTGGAGCGGACCGTGACCATCGCCGAAGAGCGGTTCGATATCGATCCGGACGATCTGCGCGCCGCCTTCGCCGACGCGCCGTTCGAAAGGCACCGGATCCTGCCGCGGATCCTGCTCATGCACCGCACCTTTGGGCTGATCGAGAACCCCAAGCTGTTCGTCTTCCGGTTCGGCGGCAGTGCGCGCCTGTCGTTCGACACCGATTATGACCTGCATACGGCGATGATCTTGCTCGTGCCCGAAGAACCGGTCGGCCTCGATCTGCGCATCGCCGGCCATATCGCCGAAATCGCAAGCAGCGACCGCTTTGAGAAACGCTGGCTCGCGGCCGCAGACGAACAGGCGATGAATGCCGTGCTGGTCCGCGACGACCATTTCCTGCACGCCCCGGTGGCCGACATCCCGTCGATCGCTGACAAGGCCGGCCGGAGGGTCGACGAGATCGATCTGCCCGCTTCGTGCCTGATCGTCATGATCGAGCGCGACGGAGAACTGATCATCGCGCGCGGCGATCTGGCGTTGCGCCGAGACGATCTGATCTCCGTTATCGGCGAACCGGAGGATCTCGATCGGCTCTAG
- a CDS encoding peroxiredoxin, producing MTISEGDTLPKTNFVTMTENGPQPVDHDAFFDGRKIALFSVPGAFTPTCSAKHLPSYVEKADELKAKGIDEIATTAVNDAFVMGEWTKDADQVTALADGNGEFVEAVGLTMDGTGFGMGTRGQRFSMVVNNGVVETLNVEAPGEYKVSSAEYMLGQLD from the coding sequence ATGACGATCAGCGAAGGCGACACCCTCCCCAAGACCAATTTCGTGACGATGACCGAAAACGGCCCGCAGCCGGTCGATCACGACGCGTTTTTCGACGGACGAAAGATCGCGCTCTTCTCCGTACCCGGCGCCTTCACGCCGACCTGCTCGGCCAAGCATCTGCCCAGCTATGTCGAAAAGGCCGACGAGCTGAAGGCCAAGGGTATCGACGAGATCGCGACGACGGCCGTGAACGACGCCTTCGTGATGGGCGAATGGACCAAGGACGCCGACCAGGTGACGGCACTCGCCGACGGCAACGGCGAATTCGTGGAAGCGGTCGGCCTGACGATGGACGGCACCGGTTTCGGCATGGGCACGCGCGGCCAGCGTTTCTCGATGGTGGTCAATAACGGCGTGGTCGAGACGCTCAATGTCGAGGCGCCCGGCGAATACAAGGTCAGCTCGGCCGAATATATGCTCGGTCAGCTTGACTGA
- a CDS encoding TetR/AcrR family transcriptional regulator yields the protein MTAPSTRDRLIDAAFRVVARDGLDAASVKAIAAEAGVKPGLLHYHFKTKDEVLEAAVERGLETYLDRLRGLLADTPPDRVLAAYADFIRDNLEAHRDLFRVRLGLAVRAMNDPALGEKLAQANARAQDSMAQIFAAHMRAAKPGERHHAIARTAKSSFEGIMLSWLSQPGYPMRETFDVWEGAVREMIAKD from the coding sequence ATGACCGCTCCGTCCACCCGGGATCGCCTGATCGATGCCGCATTCCGTGTCGTCGCCCGCGACGGCCTGGATGCGGCCAGCGTCAAGGCGATCGCCGCCGAGGCCGGGGTGAAGCCCGGCCTCCTTCATTATCATTTCAAGACCAAGGACGAGGTTCTCGAGGCGGCGGTCGAACGCGGCCTCGAAACCTATCTGGACCGGCTGCGCGGGCTGCTCGCGGACACGCCGCCCGATCGGGTGCTGGCCGCTTACGCGGATTTCATCCGCGACAATCTGGAGGCGCATCGCGACCTGTTTCGGGTTCGGCTCGGACTGGCGGTGCGCGCGATGAACGATCCGGCTCTGGGCGAGAAGCTGGCACAGGCCAACGCCCGTGCCCAGGACTCCATGGCGCAGATTTTCGCTGCGCATATGAGGGCGGCGAAGCCGGGCGAACGGCATCATGCGATCGCCCGGACGGCCAAATCCTCGTTCGAGGGCATCATGCTCTCCTGGCTCAGCCAGCCGGGCTATCCCATGCGTGAGACGTTCGACGTATGGGAAGGCGCGGTCCGGGAGATGATCGCCAAAGACTGA
- a CDS encoding peroxiredoxin, producing the protein MLTIGNTVPDFRAETNCGAIDFHDWMADKWCVLFSHPKDFTPVCTTELGEAARLSAEFERRGAKLMGLSVDGAERHNDWSQDIQKVTGFMPAFPMIADTDLAISKMFGMLPADAEGSSDERTAADNATVRTVFMIAPDKTVRMAMAYPMSTGRNFAELLRVLDSLQLTENNQVATPANWQPGEDVFILPSIGDEQAAEMFGSWTSRLPYMRIVPQPKMADAA; encoded by the coding sequence ATGCTGACTATTGGAAACACGGTTCCCGATTTTCGCGCCGAAACGAATTGCGGCGCGATCGATTTTCACGACTGGATGGCGGACAAATGGTGCGTCCTCTTCTCGCATCCGAAGGACTTCACGCCGGTCTGCACGACCGAACTCGGCGAGGCCGCGCGCCTGTCGGCCGAGTTCGAGCGGCGTGGCGCGAAGCTGATGGGCCTCAGCGTCGACGGCGCGGAGCGGCATAACGACTGGTCGCAGGACATCCAGAAGGTGACGGGCTTCATGCCGGCCTTCCCGATGATCGCCGACACGGACCTTGCGATCTCGAAAATGTTCGGCATGCTGCCGGCCGATGCCGAGGGTTCTTCCGACGAGCGGACCGCCGCGGACAATGCGACGGTGCGGACCGTCTTCATGATTGCGCCCGACAAGACGGTGCGCATGGCGATGGCCTATCCGATGAGCACGGGGCGCAATTTCGCCGAGCTGCTGCGCGTTCTCGACTCGCTGCAGCTGACCGAAAACAACCAGGTCGCGACGCCGGCCAACTGGCAGCCGGGCGAAGACGTCTTCATCCTGCCGTCGATCGGCGACGAACAGGCGGCCGAGATGTTCGGCTCCTGGACCAGCCGGCTCCCGTACATGCGCATCGTGCCCCAGCCGAAAATGGCGGACGCGGCCTGA
- a CDS encoding SIMPL domain-containing protein codes for MRLVTWLLLFISAPVAAQSVQLQTGEILLKVEAEGVVRTAPDRATFDAAVVTSGTTALDAIGANNVLANRLIDALRGENVPIVTIETRRVSVEPRYRDDRNIRAPSDVEIVGYVASNRVTVMLDELEHIPAVYALMSENGANDIDGPQLSLANPEAALREARARAVEAARLEAEDYASAFGMRVGRVLQASERNPQFESSNAIIVTASRIAPFAIGEIETSVELWVDYALER; via the coding sequence ATGCGGTTGGTAACCTGGCTTCTGCTGTTCATCTCGGCGCCCGTTGCGGCGCAGAGCGTCCAGTTGCAGACCGGTGAGATCCTTCTCAAGGTCGAGGCGGAAGGCGTCGTCAGAACTGCACCGGATCGTGCGACGTTCGACGCTGCAGTGGTGACCTCAGGAACGACAGCGCTGGACGCGATCGGGGCCAATAACGTGCTGGCGAACCGATTGATCGACGCCTTGCGGGGTGAAAACGTCCCGATTGTGACGATCGAGACCCGTCGCGTTAGCGTCGAACCGCGCTACAGGGATGATCGGAATATTCGTGCACCCTCGGATGTCGAGATCGTCGGCTATGTCGCGTCAAATCGGGTGACCGTCATGCTCGATGAGCTTGAGCATATTCCGGCAGTTTACGCGCTGATGTCGGAGAATGGAGCCAATGATATCGACGGACCACAACTGTCGCTGGCGAACCCTGAGGCTGCTTTGCGAGAGGCGCGCGCTCGAGCTGTGGAGGCTGCCCGACTGGAAGCTGAGGATTATGCTTCCGCCTTCGGGATGCGTGTCGGTCGCGTTCTGCAAGCGAGCGAGCGCAATCCACAATTCGAAAGCAGCAATGCCATCATCGTCACTGCCAGCCGCATCGCGCCTTTCGCGATCGGCGAGATCGAGACAAGCGTTGAGTTGTGGGTCGATTACGCGCTCGAACGGTAA
- a CDS encoding SDR family NAD(P)-dependent oxidoreductase, translated as MHIVMTGATSGIGEEAAKILLERADVHLTIGSRSGASGLPQSERLTVLPLDMDSLENERRFADAVRERGPVDRLLLNAGLQLARPEKSADGFERTFAVNHLAHYLMLRLLTGSLAPGARVVLTGSGTHDPAENTPVTPPDHAEAEWLAYPERDPNPAKGTRKFCARAYSSSKLCNIMTAREFAARHPEFTALSYDPGYVPTTGLARDYPKWLMAIVSRVIPLLMARDRTSTVPRSGRYLADLAVDDRYARGQGDYWSVRGPDLVKAEPSDLARDAAAARKLWDDSARLVGLESA; from the coding sequence ATGCATATCGTGATGACCGGCGCGACTTCGGGGATCGGCGAAGAGGCGGCGAAGATCCTGCTCGAACGCGCGGACGTGCATCTCACCATCGGATCGCGTAGCGGTGCCAGCGGTCTCCCGCAGAGCGAGCGGCTGACCGTGCTGCCGCTCGACATGGACAGTCTCGAGAATGAGCGGCGCTTTGCCGATGCGGTGCGGGAAAGGGGCCCGGTCGACCGGCTGCTTCTCAATGCCGGACTTCAGCTGGCCAGACCCGAAAAGAGCGCCGACGGCTTCGAGCGGACGTTCGCAGTCAACCATCTCGCCCATTACCTGATGTTGCGGCTGCTGACCGGTTCGCTCGCGCCGGGCGCGCGGGTCGTCCTGACCGGCAGCGGCACGCACGATCCGGCCGAGAATACACCGGTCACGCCGCCCGACCATGCCGAGGCCGAATGGCTAGCCTATCCCGAACGCGATCCGAATCCGGCGAAGGGCACGCGCAAATTCTGCGCCCGCGCCTATTCATCCTCCAAGCTCTGCAACATCATGACGGCGCGCGAGTTTGCCGCCCGCCATCCCGAATTCACTGCCCTGTCCTACGATCCCGGCTATGTTCCGACGACGGGACTGGCGCGGGACTATCCGAAATGGCTGATGGCGATCGTCTCGCGCGTCATTCCGCTGCTGATGGCGCGCGACCGGACGAGCACCGTCCCGCGCTCCGGCCGCTACCTCGCGGACCTGGCCGTCGACGATCGCTATGCGCGCGGGCAGGGCGACTATTGGTCGGTGCGCGGCCCCGATCTGGTGAAGGCCGAACCCTCCGATCTGGCGCGCGACGCGGCGGCCGCGCGCAAGTTATGGGACGATAGCGCCCGGCTGGTCGGGCTCGAAAGCGCGTAA
- a CDS encoding LysR family transcriptional regulator, translated as MHWDDLRIASAILRSGSYAGAAQQLGLNETTVSRRLARLEGDLGFKIFDTADGQRRPTAAGRRVLEAAKRMKKEAERLRIPEEADRPVVRRRIAAVEAMATHYLAPGLSSLIAKHPHLHIEILLSTELASFSRWETDIALRLARPERGNLVMRKLTDFEWVLVRPADREPAFVTGYSSQHPKKEERETLRAKVGVKLPMIIVNGMSPSKRMLLNGDGIGFLPDFMCGDLWDKPELKLERLGLTRPIWLLVQEHLRDDPDTRIVTDWLADVFDTFK; from the coding sequence ATGCATTGGGACGATCTTCGCATCGCCTCGGCGATCCTGCGCAGCGGCAGCTATGCCGGGGCGGCGCAGCAGCTCGGCCTCAACGAGACCACCGTTTCGCGGCGACTCGCCCGGCTCGAGGGCGATCTGGGGTTCAAGATCTTCGATACCGCCGACGGCCAGCGCCGCCCGACCGCGGCCGGGCGCCGCGTGCTCGAAGCGGCGAAGCGGATGAAGAAGGAGGCCGAGCGGCTGCGGATCCCCGAGGAGGCGGACCGGCCGGTGGTGCGCCGGCGGATCGCCGCCGTGGAGGCGATGGCGACCCATTATCTCGCGCCCGGGCTATCGTCGCTGATCGCCAAGCACCCGCACCTCCATATCGAGATCCTGCTGTCGACCGAGCTGGCGAGCTTTTCCCGCTGGGAGACCGATATCGCGCTCCGGCTCGCGCGGCCCGAGCGCGGCAATCTCGTCATGCGCAAGCTGACCGATTTCGAATGGGTCCTGGTTCGCCCGGCCGACCGCGAACCCGCCTTCGTAACCGGCTATTCTTCGCAGCACCCGAAAAAGGAGGAACGCGAGACGCTGCGCGCCAAGGTCGGCGTCAAGCTCCCGATGATCATCGTCAACGGCATGTCGCCGTCCAAGCGGATGCTGCTCAATGGCGACGGCATCGGTTTCCTGCCCGATTTCATGTGCGGCGACCTTTGGGACAAGCCCGAACTGAAGCTCGAGCGCCTCGGGCTCACCCGTCCGATCTGGCTGCTCGTGCAGGAGCATCTGCGCGACGATCCGGACACGCGCATCGTGACCGACTGGCTGGCGGACGTCTTCGACACGTTCAAATAG
- a CDS encoding YqgE/AlgH family protein: protein MDSPTFYSGQLLLALPGMGDPRFERAVIAMCAHDEQGALGIGIGNVIANVGFHTLLNQLEIEVGDAPDAPVHLGGPVEPQRGFIIHSLDWGGEDSVQVGDKWGLTGTLDILRAIAEGRGPERWLSALGYAGWSPGQLDEEMTRHGWFTAEGDADILFDTEAEKRWAESYRRAGVDPALLAHDAGHA from the coding sequence ATGGATTCACCGACCTTCTACTCCGGCCAGTTGCTGCTCGCCTTGCCCGGCATGGGCGATCCGCGGTTCGAGCGCGCCGTCATCGCGATGTGCGCGCATGACGAGCAGGGCGCGCTCGGCATCGGGATCGGCAATGTGATCGCCAATGTCGGTTTCCATACGCTGCTGAACCAGCTCGAGATCGAGGTCGGCGACGCGCCGGACGCGCCTGTGCATCTCGGCGGGCCGGTCGAGCCGCAGCGCGGGTTCATCATCCACAGCCTCGACTGGGGCGGCGAGGATAGCGTGCAGGTCGGCGACAAATGGGGACTGACCGGAACGCTCGACATATTGCGCGCGATCGCCGAGGGCAGGGGGCCCGAACGCTGGCTCTCCGCGCTCGGCTATGCCGGATGGTCGCCGGGTCAGCTCGACGAGGAGATGACCCGTCACGGCTGGTTCACCGCCGAGGGCGATGCCGACATCCTGTTCGATACCGAGGCCGAGAAACGCTGGGCGGAGAGCTATCGCAGGGCGGGCGTCGACCCGGCGCTGCTGGCGCATGACGCGGGACATGCCTGA
- a CDS encoding GNAT family N-acetyltransferase, with translation MPARVDFRNRPRAVETHLDDGAPICLRPIRPSDEEAIERGIQELSDRSRYLRFFSSFKSAPPSVVERLSAVDGFDHIAWGAVMTDEDGQPPVAAAHAIRGSHDSDTADLAIAVLDRYHDRGIARLLLAALVLDCRAAGLTELTFDILYANTPAITLVKSLGAETRSKASTVITYSLDVEQTLSRLKRMAEPRGLTEVFAAFETAPIG, from the coding sequence ATGCCCGCCCGTGTCGATTTCCGGAACCGTCCGCGTGCGGTGGAAACGCATCTCGACGACGGTGCGCCGATCTGCCTGCGCCCGATCCGCCCGTCGGACGAGGAGGCGATAGAGCGGGGTATCCAGGAGCTCTCCGACCGCTCCCGCTATCTGCGGTTCTTCTCGTCCTTCAAGAGCGCGCCGCCTTCGGTCGTCGAGCGTCTGTCGGCCGTCGACGGGTTCGATCATATCGCCTGGGGCGCGGTGATGACCGACGAAGACGGCCAGCCGCCGGTCGCCGCCGCGCATGCCATCCGCGGCAGCCATGATTCCGATACCGCCGATCTCGCCATCGCCGTGCTCGATCGGTATCACGACCGCGGCATAGCCCGCCTGCTGCTCGCCGCGCTGGTTCTCGATTGCCGGGCGGCCGGTCTCACCGAGCTGACGTTCGACATCCTCTACGCCAACACGCCGGCGATAACGCTCGTCAAATCCCTCGGCGCGGAGACGCGCTCCAAGGCGTCCACGGTGATCACCTACAGCCTCGATGTCGAACAAACGCTTTCGCGCCTGAAGCGGATGGCCGAACCGCGCGGGCTGACGGAGGTCTTCGCTGCATTCGAGACCGCACCGATCGGCTGA
- a CDS encoding AMP nucleosidase gives MTEAERTEAVTAVVEALDRHYRESIDRLRDAVRAYIENGTPPDPDMRRSGGFAYPEIRLSYGGEGPAEDRRPRSYGRLPEAGDYAITVTRPELYRDYLAEQLGILMADYGVSVDVAPSHQEIPFPYVLDGSGIELGELRAEELARHFPATELAHIGDELADGLWDSERARYRPLALFDALRTDFSLARLRHYTGTPPEHVQRYILFTNYQRYVDEFVEWGCEQLKNGDRYRTLSGAGGIELTCDDADPAALETAAAARKHQMPAYHLTAEGRGGISIVNIGVGPSNAKTITDHLAVLRPEAWLMIGHCGGLRPSQRIGDYVLAHAYLRDDNVLDAVLPPEIPIPPIAEVQQALEAAARSVTGEEADALKRRMRTGTLVTTDDRNWELRYSQSALRFSLSRAVAIDMESATIAAQGYRYRVPYGTLLCVSDKPLHGELKLPGQANLFYDRAVREHIEIGIAAVAELRAFGTRLHSRKLRAFDEPPFR, from the coding sequence TTGACTGAGGCGGAACGCACGGAAGCCGTAACCGCGGTCGTCGAGGCACTCGACCGGCATTATCGGGAGAGCATCGACCGGCTGCGCGATGCCGTGCGCGCCTATATCGAAAACGGCACGCCGCCCGATCCCGATATGCGCCGGTCGGGCGGCTTCGCCTATCCCGAAATCCGGCTCAGCTATGGCGGCGAAGGACCGGCGGAGGACCGGCGGCCACGCTCCTACGGCCGGCTGCCCGAAGCCGGGGACTATGCGATCACCGTCACGCGGCCTGAACTGTATCGCGACTATCTGGCCGAACAGCTCGGCATCCTGATGGCCGATTACGGGGTGAGCGTCGATGTTGCGCCCAGCCATCAGGAAATCCCTTTCCCCTATGTGCTCGACGGCAGCGGTATCGAGCTTGGCGAATTGCGGGCCGAGGAGCTGGCCCGGCATTTCCCGGCCACCGAACTCGCGCATATCGGCGACGAGCTGGCCGACGGACTGTGGGACAGCGAGCGCGCCAGATACCGGCCGCTGGCGCTGTTCGATGCGTTGCGCACAGATTTCAGCCTCGCCCGGCTGCGCCATTACACCGGCACCCCGCCCGAGCATGTGCAGCGCTATATCCTGTTCACCAACTATCAGCGCTATGTCGACGAGTTCGTCGAGTGGGGCTGCGAGCAGCTCAAGAATGGTGACCGGTACCGGACGCTCTCCGGCGCGGGCGGGATCGAGCTGACCTGCGACGATGCCGATCCGGCGGCGCTGGAAACCGCCGCTGCGGCACGCAAACACCAGATGCCGGCCTATCACCTGACCGCCGAGGGCCGGGGCGGGATTTCGATCGTCAATATCGGCGTCGGCCCGTCCAACGCGAAGACGATCACCGATCATCTCGCGGTGCTGCGCCCCGAGGCCTGGCTGATGATCGGCCATTGCGGGGGCTTGAGGCCCAGCCAGCGGATCGGCGATTATGTGCTCGCCCATGCCTATCTGCGCGATGACAATGTGCTCGATGCGGTGTTGCCGCCCGAAATCCCGATCCCGCCGATCGCCGAGGTCCAGCAGGCGCTCGAAGCCGCGGCGCGCAGCGTGACCGGCGAAGAGGCCGATGCGCTGAAGCGGCGCATGCGCACGGGCACGCTGGTGACGACCGACGACCGCAACTGGGAGCTTCGGTACAGCCAGTCGGCGTTGCGCTTCTCGCTCTCGCGCGCCGTCGCGATCGATATGGAATCGGCGACGATCGCCGCTCAGGGCTATCGCTACCGGGTGCCCTACGGCACCCTGCTCTGCGTGTCGGACAAGCCGCTCCATGGCGAGCTCAAGCTGCCCGGCCAGGCCAATCTCTTCTACGATCGCGCGGTGCGCGAGCATATCGAGATCGGCATCGCCGCGGTCGCCGAACTGCGCGCCTTCGGAACCCGGCTGCACAGCCGCAAGCTGCGCGCTTTCGACGAACCGCCCTTCCGCTAG